ACTGCCAGACTGCCCTGCAAGAGCAAGAATCCCTGTAAGAATAGGCCCTACACATGGACTCCATCCCGCACCAAAGGCAAGCCCCAGGATAAAAGCCCCTGCTGCACTTGCCGGTTTACCTGATACAGAGAACCTCTTTTCCAGATTGAGAGCAGGAAAAATATCAAAAATAGTATGTAAACCAAAAAGAATAATAAGAGAACCGGCAATCCAATTAATCCATACACCAGAAGCAAGAAAAAACAATACAGAAGAAAGCAGCCCAAGAACAGCAAACACAATAGAAAAACCAAGTATAAACCATACAGACGATAAGACCACCTTTTTCTTTTCGTCCCCTACAGCATTAACAGATACTCCTGATAGAAGAGAAAGATACACCGGAACCATAGGCAAAATGCATGGCGATAAAAAAGATAAAATCCCACCTATAAAAGAAAAAGGAAGAATACTCGCGTTGCTCATACTATTCTTCCAGAGCCTTCTTTATAATCTTATATATGGGATCTGAATCCCAGTTGTGAGCTCCTACCAATCTTCCTCTGACCATACCCTTTTTATCAATAAAATATGTTGTTGGAATACCACTCACTCCATAGATACCGGATACAGTCCCGGATGTATCAAGCAAAACAGGAAAAGTATAATTATTTTCTTCTATAAAAGCCTTTACTGTATCTTTATCCTCCTGCACATTAATAGCAAGGAAGACAACATCATGACCTTTTATCTTTTGCACCATTGTTTCTATCCAAGGCATCTCCATTCTGCACGGAGGACACCAAGTTGCCCAGAAATTTAAAAAAACCACTTTTCCCTCATAATCCGAAAGAGAAACATCCTTGCCATCCAATGCTTTTACAATAAAATCTGGAGCCTTTACAGGTTTATCAGGAGTTGCAAAACCAGCATTTTTCAGATAGTCCTCAAGGGAGGTATCTTTTGATACCTTAGTTATGTTTAGAACATCCTGTATTTCCTCTGCGACCTTGGACTTGTTATCTTGAGAATCGGTATTTTTATCCTCTGACGAACAGGAAAAGATAAGGAATACTGCAAATATAATAAAAAAAAGTTTTTTCATATTGCCTCCGCAAGAGAATATAAAACATATAATATTATAAAAATATTATATTTATAACAAAAAAAATCAAGTAATATCTAAAAATATATAAGTCAAACATAATTACGTAAAAGCAGCGCAATTGCTATCACAAACAAATTATAAAGAAAGTGAGCTATGGAGATAATGTGTATGTTTTTATATTTGAGATACTGCCTTCCTAGGAAAGCTCCTATGCTGGCAGTTACTACAAAACTCACAAACCCTCCCTCATAAAGATGGCCCAGACCAAATAATGTAGAAGAAACAAATATAGCACTTGTGTTATCCGCTCCCATTGACCTGAGTCTGGATATCATATATGACCTAAAAAGGAGTTCCTCCCAGTACGCTCCTATAAGTAGAATGGGAATAAGAACATAAAATGCCTCTTTATTGGAAAAATCCACAATTTCACTTATTCCTGTAATATTTCCGGGATTTTTAGTATTTTCTAATACGAGAGAAAAAAATATCCCACAAACTAATAATATTGCAAGGATACCGCCAAAAGTAGCAAATATTTTAATAACTGGGGCTTTCACAGGTGCAAATAACTGGAAAGGTCTTACTCCCCACCTTATCATGACTATTCTCAGAAAAAGAATAAGAGCTGCAGAAGGAATCGCTTTTATAAGCAAATTTAATAGAGTAATATAAGAAAATTGTAGTTTATTGGTAAAATATAGTTGCGAAATATATGCATCAAGAAGTATGATTAAAGTAACCGTAATGAATTCTGCAAAAAGAAGATATATGTTTTTATTTTGCATGTATCTTTGTTAGCAGATAAAAAAAGATGTTTCAATAAAGTGTTATGATTTTTATGGTAGAAACAGAGTGGTGGAGTAAAGAATGTTGATTTTTCTTATTGTACTTGGAATATCGCTTATTCTTTTTTTGATTTTTTTTCTTAAGATGGGTGGTTTTGCTTTCCCCTGGGTCAAATTCTACATAGAAGGTAAAGAATCGGGATTCTCCCTTGGAGAGCTCAATCTTCTTAGAAAACTTGCATTGGAAAATAAGCTCAAGAATCCTACTTCCCTTTTCTGGTCCGAGAAGGCACTCAACACTTGTATAGGCAATACAATATTAAAGCAAAGAAAAAAAGGGATAGAGCACCATCCTCACAGCATAGAATATCTTGGTAAGCTTTTTGAATTTAGAAAACGGGTGGAGTTTAGCCTTCCCAAGTATAGGCTTGGCATAAAATCATCTAGAGAGATAGATTCTGGACAGATTCTCAGGATAATAATACCGGAATACAGAGGTACAATATTTACCAGTACTGTTATAGAAAATATGAGAAAATATATGGCAATAACCCACCCACAAGCTCCCAACAAGGAGCTAAGCGATCTTAACTGGACAGGTAAGGTCATACATGTGTATTTTTGGCGCAAAGAGGATGCAGGTTATTTTTTTGAGTCCAGAGTGCTTGGTGATTATATGGAGAAGAAGTTTGCTGTATTGCATATAGAACATTCCGATGACCTTAAGAGAACACAGAAGAGAAAATCCGTAAGATTACCTCTCAATATTACAGCAATGCTCTATCCTATACAAAATGTCTCTTCTGCAACAGAGGATGTGGAAAAAACAGGTGGTTTTAAGTGTAAGTTGATTGATGTTTCCGAGGATGGCGCAGCTGTTGTCGTAGGAGGTAGAGCAAAACCTGGTATAGCTGTAAAACTGCAGTTTGTTTTGGGAGATGATATTATCGTAATGCCTGGTGTTGTAAAAGGTGTGAGTTTTAAAAAGGCAAACAATAGATCCGTATTGCATATACAAAGTGTTCCTCTCTCACAGAAGACCAAGAACAAGATATTGAGCAGGGTCTATGGTATATTTGGTCCAGAATCGGGAGTAGCACCGCCTGACAAAAAAACATGAGTTGAAAATATTTTTATATGAGATTACTATTTTAAATTAGGAGAATAACGATGAAAAAATTTGGAATATTGATGTCTGTTCTTTTCCTTGTATTGGGGGCTTTATCTGTTTTTTCTCAGGAGACTGCCTCCGAGTCGCAGGAACTTACATTTTACAGACAGAATTTTGAGAAGGCTACTTTGCCCACTAAGGTGCAGATAATTACAAATGCACTTGAGCTTGATAGAAATGATTTTGGTCCTCTTTATGGAGATGCTCTCACTTATGTTTATAATCATCAGGAGGATCTTCTTACTGATGGTCAGTTAAACAGGCTAGCTATCCTTGCGATTGATGGGGCAAAAAAAACAGCCTATGCTCCTTCTGCCAGGATCATATGGGAGCTCTTTTTGCTTGTTGATAAGACAGAATTTAGGCTTAGTGCTGCTGATGCTCTTTCTGCTGTTCTTAAGGAGAAAGACCCAGTTTTGGAGTCTGTCCATGCCTGGCTCGATGAGCAGAATACAGGAAAGTATGCTTCTGATGTGGAGAGAAATCGTCAGGAGATAGAGGCTGTTGTTATAATGCTGGGTAAGGTTGGAGATCCGGATTCCTTTAAGCCTCTTCTTGATACCCTGCTTGCTCAGTACTCATTGAGCACAAATGACCTTGTAATAAAGGCAATGTTTTCTCTCAATACGGATGTCGTAGAACAGATAGGACTTGCTATAGAAAAGGAAAGGTTGGAGACCAAGAAACTTATATATAAGTTTTTTATAGAGTCGGATGTTTTGTCCACAGAGCAAAAAACGCAGGTTGCTGTTAAGTCTCTGGATGTGGCAGTAAAGAATACAAGGACTAATCCTGCAGATGTTAAGAAAATAAGCATGTGGAGATATGAGATTGCTTCTTTCCTTGTACAGAATCCACCGTCGTTTGATTATGCAAAGACTGCGGTAGATCATTTTAATCTTACTGTGCTTGAGTATGACAGGGGTATCGCTACAAGAAATTCTCTTGCAGAAGCTATAGCAATATTGGGTTCCTCCGACAGTGACCTTGCTGCTGACAGGCTTATAAAATATCTTGATCTTATCAACACATACACCGAGAGAAGTGTTCACTATGATACACAGCTTACATTGGCAACAATAGATGCTCTTAAGCGTTTGGGAAGGAAAAAAGCCTATAATTCACTTTTGTATGTTACTTTTCTAAATTATCCTGCCAATATCAGAAATGCAGCAAGAGATGCAATGTCAGCTCTCAAAGAATAATGTTATTTTTTCCCCTCTTGGCTATATCCGGCTGAGAGGGTTTTTACCTTTTTTATTTTCTGTCCTTTTTGTTTTTTTCTGGGGCTTGGTTCTTTCTGTAAGTCTTAAAGTGGCTTTATTGTTTACCATTGTTTGTTTTTTTGTTGTTGGAACTGTGTCATTTAGAGCTTATCGGAAGCTGCCGTTTATTTTGCTCCTTTTTGCTGTTTCTGCTGGATTTGTTACGGGGTATTTTCAGAAGCCTGATTTTACTAATTGGATGGGGTTTCCCAAAGAGCGGATAAAGTCAGTAAGGGTTGTTTGTCTTTCTGATAGTAGGCTTTCTCACAGAGGAAGGTATAATACAAAGGTAAAAATAAAGCGTGTTTATGATAGAAACTTAGGGAGTGCCGCGGCGGATTTTTATGCGCTTATGATAAGTGATAAGCCGTTTTTTATGCAAAGTATTGTTGATGCGGATGTTAAGGTTTTTGAGAGCTCTTTCAATAGCGGTTTGGGTTATCTTAGCACTGACAGGTCTCGATTTCTAGGATTCTCTTCCGTTTTTTATAGATTACGGGGGGATGTTGTTAGGAGTATCAGGGCTGAGATAGAAAGATGGCCTTTTAAGATTTCTGCTCTTTTTATGGCGCTTTTTCTTGGTGACAGGTCATATATTTTGGATTATATGTATGACGGATTTAAGAGGGCTGGAGCTTTGCATGTCCTTGCATTGTCTGGTTTGCATGTAGGTATCATTTCTTTGTTGTGTTTATTGTTTTTTTCTGTTTTCTTTCCTGTATATATTGCTCGTCCCATTTCTGCGTTGTTTCTCTTTTTATATGTTTTTATTGCTGGGCCTTATCCTTCTCTTTTGAGGGCTTCTGTGTTTTTTGCTTTTACTATTTTGTTTTCATATAAGGGAATGCGTCTTATAAATATTCTTGGTTTTACGGCAGTGTTTATGGCTGTTTTTTTCCCGTCTCAGATGTATTCTCTCGGTTCTCTTCTTTCTTTTTCTGCTGTTCTGGGGATTGTTTTGTTTACGTGGCCTCTTTCTATAATGATAAGGCCATATGTGGGGAGTTTTATTTCTTCTGTTTTTGCCTGTTCGTTTTCTGCTTTTTGGGCTACTGTTCCTGTTGTTATTATTGTTTTTTCTGCGCTTAGTTTGGCAGGGGCTGTCTCTGCTATTTTTATTGTTCCTGTTATAACTTTTTTTATGTTTTTTTCTGTTGCTAGGTTATTGCTGTCTTTTGTTGTTTCCTGGTTTTCTGTTGTTTTTGATTGGGTTCTTAGTTTCTTGTATTTTATTTTGGAGAAGTTGGTATATGTTTTTTCCTTGTTCCCTGTTATTGAGGGAAGTTTCGGATATGTGTTTCTTGCTTTATGGCCTATACTTACTTTTGTTATTTTGTTGTGGTATTATCCGTTTTCATGGAATTTGAAAAGATAGATTATAATTCTCCTGCTTCTGTTTCTTCTTTTCTTGAGTCTTATGGCTTTTCTATGCAGAAGAGGTTTGGTCAGAATTTTCTTGTTTCTTCTGTGTTTAGGCATAGAATTGCGGATGTGATTGAGGTTTCTCCCGATATGCGGGTGTGGGAGATAGGTCCGGGGATAGGTTCTCTTACTTCTCTTCTTATAGATAAGATAGATGATTTGTGCGTTTTTGAGATCGATAGGGGGTTTGTAAAAATTTTGTCTTCTCTTTTCCCTTCCTGCAGGATTATAGAGGGCGATTTTCTTAAGACTTGGATGGGAGAATTTAATAGGGGGATGCCTGATTTTATTGTGGGTAATTTGCCGTATAATGTGGGTACTGTTATTGTTCTTGAGCTTCTAAAGAATGCTTGTATTGTTCCTTCTGTGTTTATGTTTCAGAAGGAGGTTGCTCGCAGGTTTGTGGCAGATCGTGGTGATGAGTTTTATGGTGCTTTGTCTCTTGTTATGTCTTTTTTTTATGAGCGTATTTTCTGTTTTGATGTGCCTGCTTCTGCTTTCTGGCCACGTCCAAGGGTTGTATCTTCTGTTGTAAAGCTTGTTCCTAAAGAGGTTCTTCCTGTTTCCTCTAGTGAGATTGGTTGTTTTGTGAGGTTTGTTTTTGAACTTTTTTCATACAGGCGTAAGAGTCTTAGAAATGTTCTCAAGGCTCTTCCTTATTTTAAAACTGCTTCTGAGGTGGATTCTTTTCTTGATGATGTAGGGCTTGATGGCTCTTTGAGGGCAGAGGTCATTGAACCGGATGTTTTTTTGAATATGTGGAAGTTGTTGGGGGCTTGAGTTTGGGAGTTTTTATATGTTTGTTTTCTCTTTGCCTCAGGCAGGCAGACCTGCTTTTGCAGGTCTGCCGTTCGGTTTATATTATTTTTAATTCTTTTAGTGTGTTTTTTACTGTTTCTTTTTTTTCCTGACTGAGGGGACAGAGCGGGAGTCTGTAGGTTTCTCTGATGTTGAGGTTTTTTAACAGGCTCATTGCAAATTTTATGGGTATTGGGTTTGTGTCTATGAATAGGTTCTTAAAGAGGGGGAGGAGTCTGTAGTGTTCTGCTTTTGCTGTTTTTATGTCGCCTGCAAGGGCTGCCGAGATAAATTTTGTCATTGTGCCGGGGATGAGGTTGCTGGCAACAGAGATTACACCATGTCCGCCGAGTGTTATAAATGGGTATGTTATGTTGTCGTCTCCTGATAGGATTGTGAAGTCTGCGGGTGCTTCTCTTATTATGTCCATTATCTGGCTAAGGTTTCCACTTGCTTCTTTTACTGCGACGATGTTGGGATGACTGGCGAGTTTTAATATAGTGTTTGTTTCTATGTTTTTTCCTGTTCTGCCTGGGATGTTGTAGATTACTATGGGAAGCTGGCAGGTGTCTGCTATGCTTGTAAAGTGTTTGTAGAAGCCTTCTTGGTTGGGTTTGTTGTAATATGGTGCAACTTGCAGGCTTGCATCAGCACCTATGTCTTTTGCGCGTTTTGTCATGTCAATTGCTTCTTGTGTGCAGTTGGAGCCTGTCCCGGCTATTATGGGGACTCTTCCTGCTGCCTGCTTTACAACTTCTTCTATGATTTTCAGGTTCTCTTCGTGGCTTACAGTGGGGCTTTCTCCTGTTGTGCCTACCGGTACCAGCCCTGTTATTCCTTCCTGTATCTGAAATTCTACAAGTTCTCTGAGTGCTCCGTAATCTATTGTACCGTCCTGGTTGAATGGGGTTATTAACGCTGTATATACGCCGGGTTTTATTGTCATCTTATTCCTCCTAGTATGTCGGATATAAAGTCGTCCACTGTAAAGAATCCTTTTTTGTCTGCCAGCCATTCTGCTGCTCTTACTGCTCCAAGTGCAAATCCGCTTCTGTTTCTTGCTCTGTGTGTTATTTCTATGCTGTCTGCTTGCGAGTCGCATATCACTGTGTGGGTGCCGGGGATTTCTCCTCCTC
This sequence is a window from Spirochaetia bacterium 38H-sp. Protein-coding genes within it:
- a CDS encoding type II CAAX endopeptidase family protein; this translates as MQNKNIYLLFAEFITVTLIILLDAYISQLYFTNKLQFSYITLLNLLIKAIPSAALILFLRIVMIRWGVRPFQLFAPVKAPVIKIFATFGGILAILLVCGIFFSLVLENTKNPGNITGISEIVDFSNKEAFYVLIPILLIGAYWEELLFRSYMISRLRSMGADNTSAIFVSSTLFGLGHLYEGGFVSFVVTASIGAFLGRQYLKYKNIHIISIAHFLYNLFVIAIALLLRNYV
- a CDS encoding TlpA disulfide reductase family protein, producing MKKLFFIIFAVFLIFSCSSEDKNTDSQDNKSKVAEEIQDVLNITKVSKDTSLEDYLKNAGFATPDKPVKAPDFIVKALDGKDVSLSDYEGKVVFLNFWATWCPPCRMEMPWIETMVQKIKGHDVVFLAINVQEDKDTVKAFIEENNYTFPVLLDTSGTVSGIYGVSGIPTTYFIDKKGMVRGRLVGAHNWDSDPIYKIIKKALEE
- a CDS encoding ComEC/Rec2 family competence protein, encoding MLLFAVSAGFVTGYFQKPDFTNWMGFPKERIKSVRVVCLSDSRLSHRGRYNTKVKIKRVYDRNLGSAAADFYALMISDKPFFMQSIVDADVKVFESSFNSGLGYLSTDRSRFLGFSSVFYRLRGDVVRSIRAEIERWPFKISALFMALFLGDRSYILDYMYDGFKRAGALHVLALSGLHVGIISLLCLLFFSVFFPVYIARPISALFLFLYVFIAGPYPSLLRASVFFAFTILFSYKGMRLINILGFTAVFMAVFFPSQMYSLGSLLSFSAVLGIVLFTWPLSIMIRPYVGSFISSVFACSFSAFWATVPVVIIVFSALSLAGAVSAIFIVPVITFFMFFSVARLLLSFVVSWFSVVFDWVLSFLYFILEKLVYVFSLFPVIEGSFGYVFLALWPILTFVILLWYYPFSWNLKR
- a CDS encoding PilZ domain-containing protein; amino-acid sequence: MLIFLIVLGISLILFLIFFLKMGGFAFPWVKFYIEGKESGFSLGELNLLRKLALENKLKNPTSLFWSEKALNTCIGNTILKQRKKGIEHHPHSIEYLGKLFEFRKRVEFSLPKYRLGIKSSREIDSGQILRIIIPEYRGTIFTSTVIENMRKYMAITHPQAPNKELSDLNWTGKVIHVYFWRKEDAGYFFESRVLGDYMEKKFAVLHIEHSDDLKRTQKRKSVRLPLNITAMLYPIQNVSSATEDVEKTGGFKCKLIDVSEDGAAVVVGGRAKPGIAVKLQFVLGDDIIVMPGVVKGVSFKKANNRSVLHIQSVPLSQKTKNKILSRVYGIFGPESGVAPPDKKT
- the rsmA gene encoding 16S rRNA (adenine(1518)-N(6)/adenine(1519)-N(6))-dimethyltransferase RsmA: MEFEKIDYNSPASVSSFLESYGFSMQKRFGQNFLVSSVFRHRIADVIEVSPDMRVWEIGPGIGSLTSLLIDKIDDLCVFEIDRGFVKILSSLFPSCRIIEGDFLKTWMGEFNRGMPDFIVGNLPYNVGTVIVLELLKNACIVPSVFMFQKEVARRFVADRGDEFYGALSLVMSFFYERIFCFDVPASAFWPRPRVVSSVVKLVPKEVLPVSSSEIGCFVRFVFELFSYRRKSLRNVLKALPYFKTASEVDSFLDDVGLDGSLRAEVIEPDVFLNMWKLLGA
- the dapA gene encoding 4-hydroxy-tetrahydrodipicolinate synthase, with amino-acid sequence MKPGVYTALITPFNQDGTIDYGALRELVEFQIQEGITGLVPVGTTGESPTVSHEENLKIIEEVVKQAAGRVPIIAGTGSNCTQEAIDMTKRAKDIGADASLQVAPYYNKPNQEGFYKHFTSIADTCQLPIVIYNIPGRTGKNIETNTILKLASHPNIVAVKEASGNLSQIMDIIREAPADFTILSGDDNITYPFITLGGHGVISVASNLIPGTMTKFISAALAGDIKTAKAEHYRLLPLFKNLFIDTNPIPIKFAMSLLKNLNIRETYRLPLCPLSQEKKETVKNTLKELKII